From the genome of Gammaproteobacteria bacterium, one region includes:
- a CDS encoding 4Fe-4S binding protein — protein MAGLGSTLAAVLALANRKLYVWEDPRIDDVESMLPASNCGACGTAGCRQFAEALIRGDLDPGACTVATTDEQQHIANFLGVDVGEHEQRVARLACAGGSHVAHIRAHYEGLPSCRAASLVSGGGKGCTWGCLGLGDCEVVCDFDAITMDAHHLPVVIDDLCTACGDCVDICPRQLFSIHPVSHQLWVACKNQEAGAAAEAECEVICDGCGRCALDAPEGLVRMEHNLAIVDYDKNALATRIAIERCPTGAIVWLDKQSGVQKGFKARKIIRQQPLPPG, from the coding sequence ATGGCCGGGCTCGGCTCGACGCTGGCGGCAGTGCTGGCGCTGGCCAACCGCAAGCTCTATGTCTGGGAAGACCCCCGAATCGACGACGTTGAATCGATGTTGCCGGCCAGCAATTGCGGCGCCTGCGGCACTGCCGGTTGCCGGCAATTTGCCGAAGCCCTGATTCGCGGCGATCTTGACCCCGGCGCCTGCACCGTCGCCACCACCGATGAACAACAACACATTGCCAATTTCCTGGGCGTCGATGTCGGCGAACACGAACAGCGCGTCGCCCGGCTGGCCTGCGCCGGCGGCAGTCACGTCGCCCATATTCGCGCCCATTATGAAGGCCTGCCATCGTGCCGGGCGGCCAGCCTGGTATCCGGCGGTGGCAAGGGTTGTACCTGGGGTTGCCTGGGTCTCGGCGATTGCGAAGTGGTGTGCGACTTCGACGCCATCACTATGGATGCGCATCACCTGCCGGTAGTGATTGATGACCTGTGCACCGCCTGCGGCGACTGCGTTGATATCTGTCCACGCCAGCTGTTTTCCATTCACCCGGTCAGTCACCAGCTCTGGGTCGCCTGCAAGAACCAGGAAGCCGGTGCCGCGGCCGAGGCTGAATGCGAAGTGATCTGTGACGGTTGTGGTCGTTGCGCACTGGACGCACCGGAAGGACTGGTGCGCATGGAACACAACCTGGCCATTGTCGATTACGACAAGAATGCGCTGGCCACGCGCATCGCCATCGAACGATGCCCGACCGGCGCCATCGTCTGGCTCGATAAACAGTCCGGCGTACAAAAAGGTTTCAAGGCCAGAAAAATTATCCGGCAACAACCACTGCCGCCGGGTTAG
- a CDS encoding alpha-hydroxy-acid oxidizing protein: MAVKFFGRSLYKGRCFRRALSIDELREVARRQVPYFAFEYVEGGAEDERALRWNRGALENIRLIPNTLVDTSDRHQRISLFDRQSQSPLIVAPTGLNGMLRYRGDAALARAATAAGIPFTLSTVSNMLLEDVAVSAREVGDARMWMQLYVMNDRAVARNIVERADKAGYEALVFTTDANVFGYREWDRRNYREPGKLTLRNMMNVPFHPRWAWDVLRHGIPWFDNIVDFMPPEARSASGGVAFFPRLFAPNLSWDDVAWIRDAWPRKLLIKGVMSVDDARKAADVGCDGIILTNHGGRQLDSCVAPIEVLPEIAATVGERMTIIVDSGFYRGGDVVKAVALGADAVMIGRAALFGLTAGGEAGVAHALHIMMSEIDRTLGELGCCSLADVHPSMLVQG; encoded by the coding sequence ATGGCTGTGAAATTCTTTGGTCGAAGCCTGTACAAGGGCCGGTGTTTCCGCCGGGCATTAAGCATCGACGAGCTGCGCGAAGTGGCGCGTCGGCAGGTACCGTACTTTGCGTTTGAGTACGTCGAAGGCGGAGCCGAGGATGAGCGCGCCTTGCGCTGGAACCGCGGCGCCCTGGAAAACATTCGATTAATCCCCAATACACTGGTTGATACCAGCGATCGCCATCAGCGCATCTCCCTGTTTGACCGGCAATCACAATCACCGTTGATTGTTGCGCCGACCGGATTGAACGGCATGTTGCGTTACCGCGGTGATGCGGCGCTGGCCCGGGCGGCAACGGCAGCCGGTATTCCGTTTACCCTGAGCACGGTATCCAACATGTTGCTGGAAGATGTCGCTGTCAGCGCGCGTGAGGTCGGTGATGCACGCATGTGGATGCAGCTCTACGTGATGAATGACCGTGCTGTTGCCCGAAATATCGTTGAGCGTGCCGACAAGGCCGGTTACGAGGCGCTGGTGTTTACAACCGATGCCAATGTCTTTGGTTATCGTGAATGGGATCGTCGCAACTACCGCGAACCCGGCAAGCTGACCTTGCGCAATATGATGAATGTACCGTTTCATCCTCGCTGGGCCTGGGATGTATTGCGACACGGCATTCCCTGGTTCGACAATATTGTTGACTTCATGCCGCCGGAAGCAAGAAGCGCCAGCGGTGGTGTGGCGTTTTTCCCCAGGTTGTTTGCACCGAACCTGTCCTGGGATGATGTTGCCTGGATACGTGATGCCTGGCCGCGCAAGTTGCTGATCAAGGGGGTAATGAGCGTGGATGATGCGCGCAAGGCCGCTGATGTCGGCTGTGACGGCATTATCCTGACCAATCACGGTGGTCGTCAGCTGGACAGTTGCGTGGCGCCCATCGAAGTCTTGCCGGAAATTGCCGCCACTGTTGGCGAGCGCATGACTATTATAGTGGATAGTGGTTTTTATCGTGGCGGCGACGTGGTCAAGGCTGTTGCCCTGGGCGCGGATGCGGTCATGATCGGCCGTGCCGCGCTGTTCGGTCTTACTGCGGGCGGTGAAGCCGGTGTTGCCCATGCGCTGCACATCATGATGAGCGAGATTGACCGGACCCTGGGCGAGCTGGGCTGTTGTTCACTGGCCGATGTGCATCCCAGTATGCTGGTCCAGGGTTAA
- a CDS encoding DMT family transporter: MHHSPADSVHAVLWMTGALLSFCLLAVGARELSGGISVMQMLLFRSVIGVVIIGLVIVSGRRWALFASARPRLHGFRHLFHFAAQYCWFVGLGVLPLAEVFALEFTVPLWTMLIAVLFLGEQVTRRKLLAIGLCLAGVVLIVRPGSGVMNMASAIVIVAAILFAISHSATKALSSSEHPLTILFYMCLVQLPLGLVLSIHGWKQPESGHWLWIVVIGITALTAHYCMTRAMHHAEITTVVTLDFFRLPLIILVGVVFYHESFDGWLLAGAALMLFGNRINLGGSNVVPVSPDPQHEPVELRR, translated from the coding sequence ATGCATCACTCCCCCGCTGATTCGGTACACGCCGTTCTGTGGATGACCGGTGCATTACTGTCTTTCTGTTTGCTTGCCGTGGGTGCGCGTGAACTCAGTGGTGGCATCAGCGTCATGCAAATGTTGCTGTTTCGCAGTGTTATAGGTGTCGTCATTATCGGCCTGGTGATCGTGAGCGGGCGGCGTTGGGCACTGTTTGCCAGTGCCCGTCCGCGTCTGCACGGGTTTCGCCACCTGTTTCATTTTGCTGCCCAGTACTGCTGGTTCGTTGGCCTGGGCGTACTGCCTCTCGCCGAGGTGTTTGCGCTGGAGTTCACGGTACCATTGTGGACCATGCTGATCGCGGTATTGTTCCTGGGTGAGCAGGTGACCCGGCGCAAGCTTCTGGCCATTGGCCTGTGCCTCGCGGGTGTGGTGTTAATCGTCCGGCCGGGATCCGGTGTCATGAACATGGCATCAGCCATTGTTATAGTCGCTGCCATCCTGTTCGCCATCTCCCACAGTGCCACCAAGGCGCTGTCGTCTTCCGAGCACCCGCTGACGATCCTGTTTTACATGTGCCTGGTGCAGCTGCCTCTTGGCCTGGTACTGTCGATACATGGCTGGAAGCAACCCGAATCCGGTCACTGGCTGTGGATCGTGGTGATTGGTATTACGGCATTGACAGCACATTACTGCATGACCCGCGCCATGCATCATGCCGAGATCACTACCGTGGTAACGCTGGACTTTTTCCGCCTGCCCTTGATCATCCTTGTGGGCGTGGTTTTCTACCACGAGTCGTTTGACGGCTGGTTACTCGCCGGAGCGGCCTTGATGCTTTTCGGTAACCGGATTAATCTTGGTGGCAGCAACGTGGTCCCGGTGTCGCCGGATCCGCAGCACGAACCAGTTGAACTACGGCGCTGA
- a CDS encoding sodium:proton antiporter: MTILDTTAILISLAAFLSWVNYRFIGLPQVIGLMIVALVLSTGVLVIGQFRPEIMIPVQRVLTSVDFNQALMHGMLSFLLFAGALHINLNDLARQKWVVGTLASIGVIATTFIVGTVMWWIISQVHPGFPYLYGLLFGALIAPTDPIAVMAILKTAGVPDSLRIKIAGESLFNDGVAVVVFIVLLRLASGEADISAMSIAGLFVMEALGGAIFGLVLGFVVYQLIRRVDNYQIEIMMSLALVMGGYSLASAWHLSGPIAIVVAGLFMGNQGRYFGMSEKTREHLDTFWELVDEMLNALLFLLIGLEVMVISITGEYLGLGLIAIVVALLARFVSVAVPVSIMKRFREFTPGSVRLLTWGGLRGGISVALALSLPAGPYREVVLAITYIVVVFSIIVQGLSIKPLARWLLNR; the protein is encoded by the coding sequence ATGACCATACTTGATACTACCGCTATCCTGATTTCGCTCGCGGCTTTTTTATCCTGGGTTAATTACCGCTTTATCGGTTTGCCGCAAGTCATCGGCCTGATGATCGTGGCACTGGTGCTGTCCACCGGTGTGCTCGTGATCGGACAGTTTCGGCCGGAAATCATGATCCCGGTGCAGCGGGTATTGACCAGTGTTGATTTCAACCAGGCGCTGATGCACGGCATGTTGAGCTTTCTTTTGTTTGCCGGTGCCCTGCATATCAATCTCAATGACCTGGCCCGGCAGAAATGGGTAGTGGGTACGCTCGCATCCATTGGTGTAATCGCCACGACATTTATTGTCGGAACTGTCATGTGGTGGATCATCAGCCAGGTGCATCCCGGGTTTCCGTATTTATACGGCCTGCTGTTTGGTGCGCTGATCGCGCCGACAGACCCGATTGCGGTTATGGCAATACTGAAGACCGCCGGCGTACCCGACAGCTTGCGCATCAAGATTGCCGGTGAGTCACTGTTTAATGACGGCGTTGCCGTGGTCGTATTTATTGTCCTGCTGCGCCTGGCATCCGGCGAGGCGGACATATCGGCCATGTCCATTGCCGGATTGTTTGTCATGGAGGCGTTGGGTGGCGCGATATTTGGCCTGGTGCTGGGTTTTGTCGTATACCAGCTCATCAGGCGCGTCGACAACTACCAGATCGAAATCATGATGAGCCTGGCACTGGTGATGGGCGGTTATTCACTGGCCAGTGCCTGGCACCTGTCCGGCCCCATTGCCATTGTTGTCGCCGGACTGTTTATGGGAAACCAGGGCCGATACTTTGGCATGTCGGAAAAAACCCGTGAGCATCTGGATACTTTCTGGGAACTGGTTGACGAGATGTTGAACGCCTTGCTGTTCCTGTTGATCGGTCTAGAAGTCATGGTGATAAGTATCACCGGTGAATATCTTGGCCTCGGGCTGATTGCCATTGTCGTGGCCTTGCTGGCACGTTTTGTCAGCGTGGCAGTACCGGTCTCCATCATGAAGCGGTTTCGGGAGTTCACGCCGGGTTCGGTACGGTTGCTTACGTGGGGCGGGCTTCGCGGGGGTATATCAGTAGCGTTGGCATTGTCATTACCGGCAGGACCTTACCGCGAGGTTGTGCTCGCGATAACCTACATTGTTGTTGTGTTTTCCATAATTGTGCAGGGGCTGAGTATCAAGCCGTTGGCAAGATGGCTGCTTAATCGATAA
- a CDS encoding 2-oxoacid:acceptor oxidoreductase family protein, translated as MKKQTTAIKYPGIRQAIDGNTAVIMCEREASDAAGAYPITPSTQMGEYWAEEVSKGHINVSGRPLIFVEPESEHAAAAVTAGMSMSGLRATNFSSAQGVAFMHESLYAAVGKRLPYVLNIGCRAITKASLNVHCGHDDYHCIDDTGFFQVMAKSAQEAADLNLIGRKIAELSLTPAAVAQDGFLTTHLIESMQVPERELIKEFLGQPDDIIDTPTPSQRMIYGDKRRRVPEVWDVDNPMLSGSVQNQDAYMQSVAAQRPYFFEHISSITDDVMKQYAGLTGRQYQRVASYRAEDADYLILGQGSMIVQAEAIADYLRKTRKLKVGVVNITMYRPFPGDLLGHVLKGKKAVTVLERTDQPLAEDLPLMREVRAVISKCLENQVGRGEDKPYPAYDTYARPADRPRLYSGVYGLGSRDLQPEALIGAVENMLPEGKRRRFFYLSVDFIHDQAMTPKQEIHQQALLDAYPRIRELAVHGSENPNLMPKNSITVRIHSVGGWGAITTGKNLAMTLFDLLDYEIKANPKYGSEKKGQPTTYYLSAAPEPIPLNCEYHHVDVVLSPDPNVFEHSNPLAGLDKGGAFIIQSSLDSAEEVWAHIPQHGQQYIVDNDIHVYYVDGFRIAREEASNAELQFRMQGNAFQGAFFATSKAMKQAGLDEESLLKAIEDQLRSKFGDKGKRVVEDNLRVVRRGFDEIHEITDKPLGLTRDHIKRRAAGLPVMLKQLPAGDGHASDVHRFWEQTGHFYATGKGNDNLVDPFMGVSLIPAATGVYRDMTKIRFEHPEFIPEKCTACGDCFSTCPDAAIPGLVNTMSDVFNTVIRRIENNGRPTRHLRRATRTVEKKLHAAIDEAGESANVAHLLQQAIEQTVEESVMEVDGKQQLETEFDWFLESMGNFRFAITKPYYTVREKRSKGSGGLFSITINPYTCKGCMECVTVCKDGALEAVTQTTESVESLRHDWQLWLDLPNTSADFIRIDDIDEKVGALETLLLDKRNYQSMVCGDGACLGCGEKTAIHLFTGTVTALMQPRVQKHVKHLDDLIEQLGRHIRIKIADTMDLGDTHAIYQALEQQGDSDLTLARLSATLDSEHDLLPIDPDWLRWATQLLEKLRYLKWQYTDGKTHMGRANLGFINATGCTSVWGSTFPYNPYPFPWSNHLFQDSPSIAMGIFEGHMTKMAEGFKVVRMAELELQGKYNPREHDEFFARFDWRQFNDEEFHLCPPVVSVGGDGAMYDIGFQNLSRMMMAGRPIKALVLDTQVYSNTGGQACTSGFIGQVSDMAPYGKAWHGKTETRKEISLIAMAHRTTYVLQSSMSHMTHLLEGFIEGLNSRRPALFNLYSVCQPEHGVADDATDMQSRLAVESRAYPLFKFDPDLATNFRDCIDIDGNPAMDDDWPTVKIEYVDNDGNAQSMDVPLTFADFAATEGRFRKHFKKATAETWGDEMVPLHEFLDLDADEREGRYPYIWAVDEKNHLVRMLMTEELARSAEERRQFWRQLKSLAGLDQVVDVDKVARDARADMAQKLTASLMAMAASGTNLANADRLSTVAPATAAAAPAAGSSDFEPVWIDTPECTSCDECIEINPKIFAYDETGLAYVVDPTAGPYKDIVRAAEKCTAGAIHPGTPFKQDEKGLDKLMQRAAKYQ; from the coding sequence ATGAAAAAGCAGACGACAGCAATCAAGTACCCGGGTATCCGCCAGGCCATAGACGGCAACACCGCCGTCATCATGTGCGAACGTGAAGCCAGTGATGCCGCCGGCGCCTACCCGATTACCCCGTCAACACAAATGGGTGAATACTGGGCCGAGGAAGTCAGCAAGGGTCATATCAATGTATCTGGCAGGCCGCTGATATTTGTCGAACCGGAAAGTGAACATGCTGCGGCCGCTGTCACCGCCGGCATGTCCATGAGCGGATTACGCGCCACCAACTTCTCGTCGGCGCAAGGCGTGGCGTTCATGCATGAGTCGCTTTATGCCGCGGTCGGCAAACGCCTGCCCTATGTGCTCAATATCGGTTGTCGCGCCATTACCAAGGCCAGCCTGAACGTGCATTGCGGTCATGATGATTATCACTGTATCGACGACACCGGTTTCTTCCAGGTCATGGCCAAGAGCGCACAGGAAGCGGCGGACCTCAACCTGATCGGGCGCAAGATAGCCGAGCTGTCGCTGACACCGGCTGCCGTTGCCCAGGACGGCTTCCTGACCACGCACCTGATCGAATCCATGCAAGTACCGGAACGGGAGCTGATCAAGGAATTCCTCGGCCAGCCGGATGACATCATTGATACACCAACACCGTCGCAACGCATGATCTACGGTGACAAGCGCCGTCGCGTACCCGAAGTCTGGGACGTGGATAACCCGATGCTGTCAGGCAGCGTACAAAACCAGGATGCCTACATGCAGTCGGTGGCGGCGCAACGACCCTACTTCTTCGAACACATCAGCAGCATTACCGACGATGTCATGAAACAGTATGCCGGGCTTACCGGCAGGCAGTACCAACGTGTCGCCAGTTACAGGGCCGAGGATGCCGACTACCTGATACTCGGCCAGGGCAGCATGATTGTGCAGGCCGAGGCCATCGCCGATTACCTGCGCAAAACCCGCAAGCTCAAGGTCGGGGTCGTCAACATCACCATGTACCGACCATTCCCCGGCGACCTGCTCGGCCATGTACTGAAAGGCAAAAAAGCCGTCACCGTTCTTGAGCGTACCGATCAACCACTTGCTGAAGACCTGCCATTGATGCGCGAGGTACGGGCAGTCATCAGCAAGTGTCTTGAGAACCAGGTCGGCCGTGGTGAAGACAAGCCTTACCCGGCCTATGACACCTATGCCAGGCCTGCAGACAGGCCAAGGCTGTATTCCGGCGTTTATGGTCTGGGCAGCCGCGACCTGCAACCGGAAGCACTGATTGGTGCAGTTGAAAACATGCTGCCCGAGGGCAAGCGTCGGCGCTTTTTCTACCTGTCAGTGGATTTCATTCATGACCAGGCAATGACCCCAAAACAGGAGATTCATCAGCAGGCGTTGCTCGATGCCTACCCCCGTATTCGTGAACTGGCGGTGCATGGCAGCGAGAACCCCAACCTGATGCCGAAGAACTCCATCACCGTGCGCATTCATTCCGTCGGCGGCTGGGGCGCCATTACCACCGGCAAGAACCTGGCCATGACCCTGTTCGACCTGCTCGACTACGAAATCAAGGCTAACCCGAAATATGGTTCAGAGAAAAAAGGCCAGCCCACCACCTACTACCTGTCGGCCGCGCCGGAACCGATTCCGCTGAATTGCGAATACCACCATGTCGACGTGGTGCTGTCGCCTGACCCCAATGTCTTCGAACACTCCAACCCGCTGGCCGGTCTCGACAAGGGTGGCGCCTTTATTATTCAGAGCAGCCTCGACTCGGCCGAGGAAGTCTGGGCGCACATACCGCAACACGGTCAACAGTATATTGTTGATAACGACATTCACGTTTACTACGTAGACGGCTTCCGCATAGCCCGCGAGGAAGCCAGCAACGCTGAGCTGCAATTCCGCATGCAGGGCAATGCCTTCCAGGGCGCGTTTTTTGCCACGTCCAAGGCAATGAAACAGGCGGGGCTGGACGAAGAGTCGTTGCTCAAGGCTATCGAAGACCAGTTGCGCAGCAAGTTCGGCGACAAGGGCAAGCGTGTTGTCGAAGACAACCTGCGCGTGGTGCGTCGCGGCTTTGACGAAATCCATGAGATCACTGACAAGCCTCTCGGCCTGACCCGGGATCACATCAAGCGTCGTGCTGCCGGTTTGCCGGTCATGCTGAAACAGTTACCGGCGGGTGATGGCCATGCCTCCGATGTTCACCGGTTCTGGGAACAAACCGGTCACTTCTATGCCACCGGCAAAGGCAATGACAACCTGGTCGATCCGTTCATGGGTGTCAGCCTGATCCCGGCGGCCACCGGTGTCTACCGGGACATGACCAAGATCCGTTTTGAACATCCTGAATTCATCCCGGAAAAATGTACCGCCTGCGGCGACTGTTTTTCCACCTGCCCTGATGCCGCCATTCCCGGACTGGTCAATACCATGAGCGATGTGTTCAACACGGTGATTCGCCGTATTGAAAACAACGGCCGGCCGACGCGCCACCTGCGCCGGGCTACACGTACCGTTGAGAAAAAACTGCACGCCGCGATAGACGAGGCCGGTGAATCAGCCAATGTCGCGCACCTGCTGCAACAGGCCATTGAACAGACTGTCGAAGAGTCAGTCATGGAAGTGGACGGCAAGCAACAGCTTGAGACCGAGTTTGACTGGTTCCTTGAAAGTATGGGCAACTTCAGGTTTGCCATTACCAAGCCGTATTACACGGTTCGCGAGAAACGCAGCAAGGGCAGCGGCGGCCTGTTTTCCATCACCATCAATCCGTATACCTGCAAGGGTTGCATGGAGTGTGTCACCGTCTGCAAGGATGGCGCCCTCGAAGCAGTCACGCAAACAACAGAGTCCGTTGAATCACTGCGCCATGACTGGCAACTGTGGCTGGATCTGCCCAATACCTCGGCCGACTTTATTCGTATTGATGATATAGATGAAAAGGTTGGCGCGCTGGAAACGCTGCTGCTGGACAAGCGTAACTACCAGTCCATGGTCTGTGGTGACGGCGCCTGTCTTGGTTGCGGTGAAAAAACCGCGATTCACCTCTTCACCGGCACGGTGACAGCGTTGATGCAGCCGCGTGTGCAGAAACACGTCAAGCACCTGGACGATTTGATCGAGCAGCTTGGTCGGCATATCCGCATCAAGATTGCCGACACTATGGACCTTGGTGACACCCATGCCATCTACCAGGCGCTGGAACAACAGGGTGACAGTGACCTGACGCTGGCCAGGCTGTCAGCCACGCTCGACAGCGAGCACGACCTGTTGCCCATTGATCCCGACTGGTTGCGCTGGGCCACGCAACTTCTGGAAAAACTACGCTACCTCAAGTGGCAATATACCGACGGCAAGACCCACATGGGTCGTGCCAATCTTGGCTTCATCAATGCCACTGGCTGTACATCGGTATGGGGATCGACCTTCCCGTACAACCCCTACCCGTTCCCGTGGTCCAATCACCTGTTCCAGGATTCGCCATCCATTGCCATGGGCATCTTTGAAGGCCACATGACAAAGATGGCCGAAGGCTTCAAGGTTGTGCGCATGGCCGAACTGGAACTGCAAGGCAAGTACAACCCGCGCGAACATGACGAGTTCTTTGCCCGCTTTGACTGGCGCCAGTTTAACGACGAGGAATTCCACCTGTGTCCGCCGGTGGTATCGGTCGGCGGTGACGGCGCCATGTATGACATCGGTTTCCAGAACCTGTCACGCATGATGATGGCCGGGCGACCGATCAAGGCGCTGGTCCTGGATACCCAGGTGTACTCCAACACCGGTGGCCAGGCCTGCACCTCCGGCTTTATTGGCCAGGTTTCGGATATGGCGCCTTATGGCAAGGCCTGGCATGGCAAGACCGAAACCCGCAAGGAGATCAGCCTCATTGCCATGGCGCATCGAACGACCTATGTTTTGCAAAGTTCCATGTCGCATATGACGCACCTGCTTGAAGGATTTATCGAGGGGCTGAACAGTCGTCGTCCGGCGCTGTTCAATCTCTACTCCGTGTGCCAGCCGGAACACGGAGTTGCCGATGATGCCACCGACATGCAAAGCCGGCTGGCCGTGGAATCGCGCGCCTACCCGCTGTTCAAGTTTGATCCGGACCTGGCCACCAACTTCCGCGACTGTATCGACATTGACGGCAACCCGGCCATGGATGATGACTGGCCAACAGTAAAAATTGAGTACGTCGACAACGACGGCAACGCCCAGTCCATGGACGTTCCGCTGACGTTTGCTGACTTTGCCGCCACCGAGGGCCGGTTCCGCAAACACTTCAAGAAGGCAACGGCCGAAACCTGGGGTGATGAAATGGTGCCGCTGCATGAGTTCCTGGACCTGGACGCCGACGAGCGCGAAGGTCGCTATCCCTATATATGGGCTGTTGATGAAAAGAATCACCTGGTACGCATGTTAATGACCGAGGAACTGGCGCGATCCGCTGAAGAGCGTCGGCAGTTCTGGCGCCAGCTCAAATCACTGGCCGGGCTGGACCAGGTGGTCGATGTCGACAAGGTGGCACGCGATGCCCGGGCCGATATGGCGCAGAAACTTACAGCCAGCCTTATGGCTATGGCCGCATCCGGTACCAACCTTGCCAATGCCGATCGGCTGTCCACCGTGGCGCCGGCGACTGCTGCAGCAGCGCCGGCTGCCGGGTCGTCAGACTTTGAACCGGTGTGGATTGATACACCCGAATGTACATCCTGTGATGAATGCATCGAAATCAACCCGAAGATCTTTGCCTACGATGAAACTGGTCTTGCCTATGTCGTTGATCCCACGGCCGGGCCCTACAAGGACATTGTCCGGGCTGCAGAAAAATGCACTGCCGGCGCAATTCATCCGGGCACACCGTTCAAGCAGGATGAAAAAGGACTGGACAAGCTCATGCAACGGGCAGCCAAGTATCAATAG
- a CDS encoding HopJ type III effector protein: MYTIESLLEMLRSNPENVSFDDCIAVIDANYEFTPTAFRNGMLVNNAGENNGSCKIFAFAKLQGLDKTQTLHCFGDYYRKDVLGSPDGDDHQNIRNFMQTGWSTLGFDGVALAARS, from the coding sequence ATGTATACGATTGAAAGCCTGCTTGAGATGTTGCGCAGTAATCCCGAAAACGTCAGCTTTGATGACTGCATCGCAGTGATTGATGCCAATTACGAGTTCACTCCTACCGCATTCAGAAATGGCATGCTGGTGAATAATGCCGGCGAGAACAACGGTTCCTGCAAGATTTTCGCCTTTGCAAAATTGCAAGGCCTCGATAAAACACAGACCCTGCACTGTTTTGGCGATTATTATCGAAAGGATGTGCTGGGCTCGCCTGATGGTGATGATCATCAGAATATACGAAATTTCATGCAAACCGGATGGAGTACGCTCGGATTTGACGGTGTTGCACTGGCTGCCAGGTCTTAA
- a CDS encoding LysR family transcriptional regulator — protein MTRHQTLYYKQNLLKQLRAFCQAARTGNITEAAERLFLSQPSVTLQIQALEREFNTHLFERRGPRISLTGEGQVLYNLAQPLVDGMDRLHETFDAHLGKLESGELNIAAGESTILYVLPEATRQFVERYPGIELKMHNVTGRDGMAMLRNNDADFAVGSMLEIPDDIEYEAVVTYDPVLITPLDHPLATKKKVTLEDISEYGLILPPRHLSTWRVVQLVFSQYNLNYRVTLEAGGWEVIKKYVELGLGLSIVTDVCLTGDEKLVRIPLNDYFPERSYGIVTRKGKYLSPQARRFIDMLKAVYHQA, from the coding sequence ATGACCCGCCACCAGACCTTGTATTACAAGCAGAACCTGCTGAAGCAGTTGCGCGCGTTTTGCCAGGCGGCGCGTACCGGCAATATCACTGAAGCCGCCGAACGCCTGTTCCTGAGCCAGCCGTCCGTGACCCTGCAAATCCAGGCCCTGGAGCGGGAGTTCAATACCCACCTGTTCGAGCGACGCGGACCGCGGATCAGTCTGACCGGCGAAGGCCAGGTGCTTTACAACCTGGCCCAGCCGCTGGTGGACGGCATGGACCGGTTGCACGAAACCTTCGATGCCCATCTCGGCAAGCTGGAGTCGGGCGAACTGAACATTGCTGCCGGTGAATCGACCATCCTGTACGTGTTGCCGGAAGCGACGCGGCAGTTCGTCGAACGCTATCCCGGGATCGAGCTGAAAATGCACAACGTTACCGGTCGCGATGGCATGGCCATGTTGCGCAACAATGACGCTGATTTTGCTGTCGGTTCCATGCTGGAGATTCCCGATGACATTGAATACGAAGCGGTGGTGACCTATGACCCGGTGCTGATAACGCCGCTCGATCACCCGTTGGCAACGAAAAAGAAGGTGACACTGGAAGACATCAGTGAATACGGCCTGATCCTGCCACCGCGTCATTTAAGTACCTGGCGCGTGGTGCAGCTGGTGTTCAGCCAGTACAACCTTAACTACCGGGTAACCCTGGAAGCCGGTGGCTGGGAAGTGATCAAGAAATATGTCGAGCTGGGCCTGGGACTGTCTATTGTCACTGACGTTTGCCTGACCGGTGATGAAAAACTGGTGCGCATTCCGCTGAATGATTATTTCCCCGAGCGAAGTTACGGCATCGTCACCCGCAAGGGCAAATACCTGTCGCCGCAGGCGCGGCGGTTTATTGATATGCTCAAGGCCGTATATCACCAGGCGTAA